One Verrucomicrobiota bacterium genomic window carries:
- a CDS encoding cytochrome b562 — translation MKKRLLSNVIAFLIAFGGMNFSVLNAASHEDHGEHTELGEQMETISKAFRTLRRQAGDASKNAASAALAGKMHKAALAGLEHEPAWKADQPKGEQADFVKGFKKEMEVFVGLLADLEKAFVAGDNGKAEGIIEKLRDQQKKGHKAYKAPDEE, via the coding sequence ATGAAAAAACGTTTACTCTCTAATGTTATCGCCTTCCTTATCGCTTTTGGCGGAATGAACTTCTCCGTTCTGAACGCTGCCTCTCATGAAGATCATGGGGAGCATACCGAGCTCGGTGAGCAAATGGAAACCATCAGTAAGGCCTTCCGCACTCTACGTCGTCAAGCTGGTGACGCTTCCAAAAATGCGGCTTCTGCTGCCCTCGCTGGAAAAATGCACAAAGCTGCCCTTGCCGGACTCGAGCACGAACCTGCCTGGAAAGCTGACCAGCCAAAAGGTGAGCAAGCTGACTTCGTTAAAGGCTTTAAAAAGGAAATGGAAGTATTCGTCGGATTGCTTGCTGATCTTGAAAAGGCGTTTGTTGCAGGTGATAACGGCAAAGCTGAAGGAATCATCGAGAAACTTCGTGACCAGCAAAAGAAGGGTCACAAGGCTTACAAAGCTCCTGACGAAGAGTAG
- a CDS encoding P-II family nitrogen regulator produces the protein MKLVKTIIKPFKLEDVKEALSEVGVVGMTVTEVKGFGRQKGHTEIYRGSEYTVDFIPKTQIEIVVDDGMVEEVIKAIVKSAKTGKIGDGKIFVIPVEVAVRIRTGETDTDAL, from the coding sequence ATGAAATTAGTAAAAACCATTATCAAACCTTTCAAACTGGAAGACGTTAAAGAAGCCTTATCTGAAGTTGGAGTTGTCGGAATGACTGTGACTGAGGTTAAAGGATTTGGTCGGCAGAAAGGCCATACCGAGATTTACCGCGGAAGCGAATATACGGTTGATTTTATCCCGAAGACCCAGATCGAGATTGTTGTCGACGACGGCATGGTTGAAGAGGTGATTAAGGCGATAGTGAAATCCGCCAAAACCGGAAAAATTGGTGACGGAAAAATCTTTGTCATTCCTGTCGAAGTTGCGGTGCGAATTCGTACCGGTGAGACAGACACGGACGCTTTGTAA
- a CDS encoding ammonium transporter → MMLRFVSKVFSAIFLFSLLPAMAYANAHEASVPVLDSGDTAWMLTATVLVLFMTLPGLALFYGGLVRSQNILSVLMQCFAVACLASVLWVGGLYSLAFSDGNSWIGDFQHLFLKGISVGELNGGTFPETVFIMFQMTFAIITPGLIIGAFVERMKFSAILLFSTLWLIVVYAPVCHWVWSSNGWMFNNGTIDLAGGIVVHATAGVSALVLAKMLGPRKDFPNRLHPPHHPAMVMIGASMLWVGWFGFNAGSQVAANEAAGMTMLVTHISAAVASLTWMGIEWMKTGKPGLVGIVTGVVAGLATITPASGSVGPMGAMCIGFLAGFVCYFACGIVKNKLKIDDSLDVFAVHGVGGIMGTVMVAVFGVAAFGGSSDHQIGAQLVTQIKGVGFTVLWSAIGTAVIVFICRMTTGLRVDEEAEHTGLDQAEHGETSYNFE, encoded by the coding sequence ATGATGCTCCGATTCGTTTCTAAAGTTTTTTCTGCTATCTTTCTATTCTCACTTTTGCCTGCAATGGCATATGCCAATGCTCATGAAGCATCGGTGCCAGTCCTGGATTCTGGCGATACCGCCTGGATGCTTACTGCAACCGTTCTTGTCTTGTTTATGACTTTGCCCGGACTCGCTTTATTTTATGGCGGGCTGGTGCGTTCCCAGAATATCCTCTCCGTGCTAATGCAGTGTTTTGCTGTAGCCTGTCTTGCTTCGGTCCTTTGGGTCGGCGGTTTGTATAGTCTCGCATTCTCGGACGGAAATTCCTGGATCGGGGATTTTCAACACCTGTTTCTGAAAGGAATTTCGGTAGGTGAACTGAATGGTGGTACCTTTCCTGAAACGGTGTTTATCATGTTTCAAATGACCTTCGCGATAATTACCCCTGGTTTGATCATTGGTGCGTTTGTCGAGCGGATGAAATTTTCAGCCATCCTCCTTTTTAGTACGTTATGGCTGATTGTAGTATACGCCCCGGTTTGCCACTGGGTATGGAGCAGTAACGGTTGGATGTTTAATAACGGAACGATCGACCTGGCAGGCGGTATCGTGGTTCACGCTACAGCCGGAGTTTCGGCTCTGGTTCTGGCAAAAATGTTAGGTCCCAGAAAGGATTTCCCGAATCGGTTACATCCGCCACACCATCCGGCGATGGTGATGATTGGTGCTTCCATGCTTTGGGTTGGTTGGTTCGGCTTTAATGCCGGATCGCAAGTGGCCGCAAATGAGGCTGCAGGTATGACCATGTTGGTCACTCATATTTCCGCCGCTGTAGCCAGTTTAACCTGGATGGGTATTGAGTGGATGAAAACTGGGAAACCTGGTTTGGTAGGAATTGTTACCGGTGTGGTTGCGGGTCTGGCGACAATTACTCCCGCTTCCGGCTCAGTGGGACCTATGGGTGCTATGTGCATCGGGTTTCTGGCCGGGTTCGTCTGTTACTTTGCCTGTGGCATCGTTAAAAACAAATTGAAAATCGACGACTCCCTGGATGTCTTCGCCGTTCACGGAGTGGGCGGAATAATGGGGACTGTTATGGTTGCCGTGTTTGGGGTCGCCGCCTTTGGTGGTTCCAGCGATCATCAAATCGGTGCTCAGCTCGTTACTCAGATTAAAGGAGTTGGCTTTACGGTTCTGTGGTCCGCCATTGGAACCGCAGTCATTGTTTTCATCTGCCGAATGACCACCGGATTACGGGTGGATGAAGAAGCAGAGCACACAGGTCTTGACCAAGCAGAGCACGGTGAAACATCATATAATTTCGAATAA
- a CDS encoding CehA/McbA family metallohydrolase, giving the protein MDIEETPTPRKGTHPILWGALILIIFNVFLFLGKTLYENKKSKENKITSISADTSDFLPVAKVDAQPLISATRRLLEALDYVGAPLGEEDLISIQALVKESDAEMVITGIQAILDRYCVASVHINPESRVMVDTGPVEKKLVQQGWRTFLVKVHNEAGITPQLIAESPNAAPQYRRSTGSNAPSMDISMADVAQRWLDLEMVNGRPLNPRLSGLALEYRIIQLYSRDVGHREATLAFHVGQGTQDIGFRNETAILFNCEQAVEVILGVKDFDGKGTSAAFVIKDEDGRVYPNPARRLAPDFFFHDQVYRADGESVLLPPGKFSVTVSRGPEYIPQDSELIVKDGVERQTANFKLQRWIHMATQSWYSGDHHVHAAGCAHYENPTEGVTAEDMMRHILGEDLNVGCVLTWGPCWYAQKDNFEGQISALSKDDYLMRYDVEVSGFPSSHAGHLCLLRLKEDDYPGTTLVDEWPSWTLPVLKWGKDQGGVVGYSHSGWGLGLPDIGPDGERLATMPYRNPGRGQARQGRATDLLPDYAMPPFDGIGANEYIVAVAHDVCDFISSVDTPPIWELNIWYHTLNCGFRARISGETDFPCIYGDKVGLGRIYVKLDEDQDLNFDSWVQGLKDGRSYVGDGMSHIINFKVNDVAVGEPGSAGEISQLDLAVSGTVKVGFDVAALLQAEITEETRKLQNERLDNKPYWHIERCRIGDTRKVPVEVVVNGAVVATKEIVADGLQQHLEFDVPIEQSSWIAVRILPSAHTNPVFVEVGGNPIRASKRSAQWCIEAVDVCWESKKGQIRESELEEAKLAYDQAKEIYKGILAESESL; this is encoded by the coding sequence ATGGATATTGAAGAAACACCCACGCCTCGGAAAGGCACGCACCCTATTCTATGGGGCGCTTTAATACTTATTATTTTCAACGTCTTTCTATTTTTGGGGAAAACGCTCTATGAAAATAAGAAGTCGAAAGAGAATAAAATAACCTCAATCAGTGCCGATACTTCTGATTTTTTGCCGGTCGCTAAAGTAGATGCCCAACCCTTGATTTCGGCTACACGTCGATTACTGGAAGCTTTGGATTATGTAGGGGCTCCACTGGGAGAGGAGGACTTGATATCAATTCAAGCACTGGTGAAGGAGTCGGATGCAGAAATGGTGATAACTGGAATCCAGGCTATTTTGGACAGGTATTGCGTTGCCAGTGTTCACATCAATCCGGAAAGCCGTGTAATGGTGGACACGGGTCCGGTTGAAAAGAAACTGGTTCAACAGGGTTGGCGGACATTTTTGGTCAAAGTGCATAACGAAGCGGGCATAACGCCTCAGCTTATTGCCGAAAGCCCGAACGCCGCTCCCCAGTATCGTAGGAGCACCGGTTCCAATGCACCTTCCATGGATATTTCCATGGCTGATGTGGCTCAGCGTTGGCTCGACCTTGAAATGGTAAATGGTCGGCCATTAAATCCACGGTTGTCTGGCCTCGCTTTGGAATACCGCATCATTCAGCTATATAGTAGGGATGTTGGGCATCGAGAAGCTACATTGGCTTTCCACGTGGGACAGGGGACTCAGGATATAGGTTTTCGAAATGAGACTGCGATTCTATTTAATTGTGAGCAGGCGGTTGAAGTTATACTCGGAGTTAAAGACTTCGATGGAAAAGGAACGAGTGCAGCGTTTGTGATTAAAGACGAAGATGGCCGTGTGTATCCGAACCCGGCACGACGTCTTGCCCCCGATTTTTTCTTTCACGATCAAGTATACCGGGCTGATGGAGAGTCGGTGTTATTGCCGCCAGGAAAGTTTAGTGTTACGGTTTCTCGTGGACCTGAATATATTCCGCAGGATTCGGAGCTAATTGTTAAGGATGGAGTTGAAAGGCAGACCGCGAATTTCAAGCTTCAGCGATGGATTCATATGGCTACCCAAAGTTGGTATTCAGGGGATCATCACGTGCATGCCGCCGGTTGCGCTCATTATGAAAATCCGACCGAAGGTGTGACTGCTGAAGACATGATGCGACATATTTTGGGAGAAGATCTCAATGTAGGTTGTGTACTTACCTGGGGCCCTTGCTGGTATGCGCAAAAGGATAATTTTGAAGGACAGATCTCCGCACTGTCCAAAGATGACTACCTCATGCGATATGATGTGGAGGTGAGTGGATTTCCTTCCTCACACGCTGGCCATCTTTGTTTGCTGCGTTTGAAGGAAGACGATTATCCCGGAACTACATTGGTAGACGAATGGCCCAGCTGGACCTTGCCTGTTTTAAAATGGGGGAAAGATCAGGGTGGGGTGGTCGGTTACAGCCACAGTGGTTGGGGGCTTGGCTTGCCCGATATTGGGCCGGATGGGGAAAGGCTTGCTACGATGCCATATCGAAATCCTGGTCGAGGACAAGCGAGGCAGGGACGGGCAACTGATTTACTACCAGACTATGCAATGCCACCATTTGATGGAATTGGTGCCAATGAATACATAGTCGCGGTTGCTCACGATGTTTGTGATTTTATTTCGTCTGTAGATACTCCGCCCATTTGGGAATTGAATATCTGGTACCATACATTGAATTGTGGTTTCCGGGCTCGCATTTCTGGTGAGACCGACTTTCCCTGTATTTACGGCGACAAAGTCGGATTAGGGCGGATCTATGTGAAACTGGATGAAGACCAGGATCTGAATTTTGATTCCTGGGTTCAGGGTCTTAAAGATGGCCGCAGTTATGTTGGAGACGGCATGAGTCATATTATTAATTTTAAGGTAAATGATGTGGCCGTCGGCGAACCGGGATCAGCAGGTGAAATCAGTCAGTTGGATTTGGCCGTATCCGGAACTGTTAAAGTCGGATTTGATGTGGCTGCGCTTCTTCAAGCTGAGATAACAGAAGAAACACGGAAATTACAGAATGAACGGCTGGACAATAAACCCTACTGGCACATAGAACGTTGTCGAATAGGTGATACTCGTAAAGTGCCCGTGGAAGTGGTGGTAAACGGAGCTGTCGTTGCTACCAAAGAAATAGTTGCAGACGGTTTGCAACAGCACCTGGAGTTTGATGTCCCTATCGAGCAGTCCAGTTGGATCGCGGTGAGAATCCTGCCAAGCGCACATACGAATCCCGTATTTGTCGAAGTGGGGGGAAACCCCATTCGAGCAAGTAAACGCAGCGCACAGTGGTGTATTGAAGCTGTCGATGTTTGTTGGGAATCCAAGAAAGGACAAATCCGTGAATCAGAACTTGAAGAAGCAAAACTCGCCTACGATCAAGCTAAGGAAATTTATAAAGGAATTTTGGCCGAATCAGAAAGTCTGTGA
- a CDS encoding phosphatase PAP2 family protein → MKDILTQLLALDRTIVLSCNRLRNRPLTWLMQIATYSGSAPVWIVLAACLYLLRRTGQSTPISDQFLLSMLPAFVAWGIGNFILRPLLKRPRPFVAIAEHEAIVWVPKNHSMPSTHAATSVGLFCSLWFFGHPITVVVGGWALLVVLSRLYLGVHYPSDLIAGTVLGMLTAGGFHLYLW, encoded by the coding sequence GTGAAGGACATACTTACACAGCTTCTGGCATTGGATCGGACGATAGTCCTTTCGTGTAATCGTTTGCGCAACCGCCCGCTGACCTGGTTGATGCAAATCGCCACCTATTCCGGGTCAGCCCCAGTTTGGATCGTTTTGGCTGCTTGCTTGTACCTACTAAGGCGAACTGGGCAATCCACGCCGATCAGCGATCAGTTCTTGCTTTCCATGTTACCGGCATTTGTGGCTTGGGGGATTGGCAACTTTATCTTGCGCCCGCTGCTGAAGCGTCCCCGACCATTCGTCGCAATTGCAGAGCATGAGGCCATCGTTTGGGTACCGAAGAACCACTCCATGCCGTCCACACACGCCGCTACCTCAGTGGGTTTATTCTGTTCTTTATGGTTTTTTGGTCATCCGATAACCGTTGTTGTCGGTGGATGGGCTCTTTTGGTGGTGCTATCGCGTTTATACCTGGGAGTTCACTACCCATCAGACTTGATCGCAGGGACAGTCCTCGGCATGTTGACCGCGGGAGGATTCCACCTTTATCTGTGGTGA
- a CDS encoding alpha/beta hydrolase, which translates to MKTLLPLIISLVLTGVLSAQDPEVVIYKKVEGRNLALFIFKPEKQSTPSPAIVWYHGGGWREGKAGQFFEHGKTLTGFGIVSISVEYRGYVGDSEHPDISPCIKDAKSAFRWVRAHAKELNIDPDRIAVGGGSAGGHLAAAVATLPGFDSPNDDLGIPLNPSLQLLFNPALDPSKLVGEKASPLQAVKKGIPPAIIFHGMADTTVPITQAYDYQRAMDKVGSQCEIFAYRDQTHGFFNYNNGKNPYYYKTVGDMLVFLDKHGYLTK; encoded by the coding sequence ATGAAAACACTATTGCCCCTAATCATCTCTCTCGTGCTCACCGGAGTATTATCCGCTCAGGACCCGGAAGTCGTCATTTACAAAAAAGTCGAAGGCCGTAATCTGGCCCTTTTTATTTTCAAACCTGAAAAACAATCGACCCCATCTCCGGCCATCGTCTGGTACCATGGAGGTGGCTGGCGGGAAGGTAAGGCCGGACAATTCTTTGAACATGGAAAGACCCTAACAGGCTTTGGCATCGTATCCATCTCCGTAGAATACCGAGGCTACGTCGGCGACAGCGAACATCCGGATATTTCCCCTTGCATTAAAGATGCGAAATCCGCCTTCCGATGGGTTCGCGCCCATGCCAAGGAGCTAAACATTGACCCCGATCGCATCGCTGTAGGTGGTGGCTCGGCAGGAGGACACTTGGCCGCCGCAGTGGCCACTCTCCCCGGTTTCGATTCACCTAACGACGACCTGGGCATTCCTCTCAACCCCAGTCTGCAGCTGTTGTTCAACCCAGCGTTGGATCCGTCCAAACTCGTTGGGGAAAAAGCCTCTCCCTTGCAGGCAGTCAAAAAAGGCATTCCACCCGCCATCATATTTCACGGAATGGCGGACACGACGGTTCCGATTACACAAGCCTACGATTATCAACGTGCCATGGACAAAGTAGGCAGTCAGTGTGAAATCTTCGCGTATCGGGATCAGACTCATGGATTTTTCAATTACAACAACGGTAAAAACCCCTATTACTACAAAACGGTAGGAGACATGTTGGTCTTCCTGGACAAACACGGTTACTTAACGAAGTAA
- a CDS encoding alpha/beta hydrolase — translation MPILKTLFLSSVFLFFQLTVVSAEESTRIVMGNLTSSTTGASPKLEIYLPVEKGRSDIGVIIFPGGGYRGLAEHEGAGYAHFFQSKGIAAFVVEYRLAPGGHKHPAMLEDALAAIQTVRSRAAEFGVDPIKVGVMGSSAGGHLAAHTVTAYGEYSEKLRPAFGVLCYPVVEMDGVYTHKGSRQNLLGEAPSRELKRSVSPELKVTTKTPPCFIWHTVEDPVVPVENSLIFASALQAHGVPFELHVFPKGRHGLGMKTDYGWEDSLVRWLGKLFE, via the coding sequence ATGCCTATTCTGAAAACACTGTTTCTTTCCTCGGTCTTTTTATTCTTTCAATTAACGGTAGTGAGTGCTGAGGAGAGCACACGTATCGTTATGGGTAATCTTACGAGTTCCACTACGGGGGCATCGCCGAAGCTCGAGATTTACCTGCCGGTAGAAAAAGGACGCAGTGACATCGGCGTCATCATTTTTCCCGGAGGAGGTTATCGAGGATTAGCTGAACATGAAGGAGCCGGTTACGCACATTTCTTTCAATCGAAGGGAATTGCGGCTTTTGTCGTTGAATATCGATTGGCTCCGGGAGGGCACAAGCATCCGGCGATGCTGGAAGATGCGTTGGCGGCGATTCAAACCGTTCGTTCCCGTGCGGCTGAGTTTGGGGTCGATCCAATCAAAGTGGGTGTTATGGGTTCTTCAGCCGGAGGTCATTTAGCCGCTCACACGGTTACGGCATACGGGGAATACTCAGAAAAGCTAAGACCGGCTTTTGGCGTTCTCTGTTATCCGGTTGTTGAGATGGATGGAGTTTATACCCACAAAGGATCACGTCAGAATCTTCTGGGCGAGGCTCCTTCCCGGGAATTGAAGCGCTCGGTTTCGCCCGAACTTAAAGTGACTACAAAGACACCTCCTTGCTTTATCTGGCATACGGTTGAGGATCCGGTTGTTCCGGTTGAAAACAGCCTGATATTTGCTTCGGCTTTGCAGGCTCACGGCGTTCCTTTTGAGCTTCATGTTTTTCCGAAAGGGCGGCATGGACTCGGAATGAAAACTGATTATGGATGGGAAGATTCCCTGGTTCGCTGGTTGGGGAAATTGTTTGAGTGA